Proteins encoded in a region of the Triticum dicoccoides isolate Atlit2015 ecotype Zavitan chromosome 3A, WEW_v2.0, whole genome shotgun sequence genome:
- the LOC119267050 gene encoding sphingosine-1-phosphate lyase, with the protein MEAAAELAQRLRAAANDRLAGQEPLLLVAAPLLALLAARAVHAAAADVADRGLRTVLITLAMAAVKLVPGVSGYIAAEKSKVVEKLQSGSASSKNLRTELPAVGIPDGVIGELQALKDKDVRWQGKCSGTVYIAGSETEGHFALINKAYSMFSHTNPLHQDVFKSVAQLEAEVVAMTAALLGSKEKASGGQICGNMTSGGTESILLAVKTSRDYMQSKKGITKPEMIIAESAHSAYDKAAQYFNIKVRRVPVNKEFLADVKGFKRCINGNTIMMVGSAPGFPHGLIDPIEELGELASQYGICLHVDLCLGGFVLPFARKLGYPIPPFDFSVKGVTSISTDVHKYGLAPKGTSTVLYRNHEIRKHQFVAVTEWTGGLYISPTMAGSRPGGLVAGAWAAMMSLGLNGYLESTGKIMEVSKKIQKGIDDISGLFVIGKPDMTVVAFGSDAVDIFEVNDIMSSKGWHLNALQRPNSLHICVTLQHTAIYEEFLKDLEDSVNTVKANPGPISGGMAPIYGAAGKMPDRGTVKELLVEFMDSSC; encoded by the exons ATGGAGGCGGCCGCCGAGCTGGCGCAGCGCCTGCGGGCCGCGGCCAACGACCGGCTGGCGGGGCAGGAgccgctcctcctcgtcgccgcgcCGCTGCTCGCGCTCCTCGCCGCGcgcgccgtccacgccgccgccgccgacgtcgccGACCGCGGCCTCCGCACCGTCCTCATCACCCTCGCCATGGCCGCCGTCAA GTTGGTGCCGGGGGTCAGCGGGTACATCGCCGCCGAGAAGAGCAAG GTTGTTGAGAAGTTGCAGTCAGGCAGTGCGTCCAGCAAGAACCTGCGAACCGAGCTGCCCGCCGTCGGGATCCCCGACGGGGTCATAGGCGAGCTCCAGGCCCTCAAAGACAAGGATGTGAGATGGCAGGGCAAATGCTCTGGCACAGT TTATATCGCTGGGAGCGAGACTGAAGGCCATTTTGCACTGATAAACAAGGCCTACTCCAT GTTTTCACACACAAATCCACTGCATCAGGATGTATTCAAGAGTGTGGCACAGTTAGAGGCTGAAGTAGTTGCAATGACAGCTGCTTTGCTTGGCAGCAAAGAAAAGGCGTCTGGTGGACAAATTTGTGGCAATATGACGTCAGGCGGAACTGAAAGCATATTATTGGCCGTCAAAACATCACGCGATTATATGCAGTCAAAGAAGGGAATCACAAAGCCCGAAAT GATTATTGCTGAATCAGCTCATTCTGCCTATGACAAAGCTGCCCAATATTTCAATATTAAAGTGCGGCGTGTACCTGTGAATAAAGAATTTCTTGCAGATGTAAAAGGATTCAAACGGTGCATAAATGGAAACACCATAATG ATGGTTGGATCTGCACCAGGGTTTCCCCATGGTTTAATTGATCCTATTGAG GAACTTGGGGAGTTGGCTTCACAATATGGTATTTGCTTGCATGTTGATCTATGCCTTGGTGGCTTCGTATTGCCTTTCGCCCGTAAGCTTGG GTACCCTATTCCTCCTTTTGATTTTTCTGTCAAAGGTGTTACGTCCATCTCAACGGATGTTCATAAGTATGGGCTAGCTCCAAAAGGCACCAGTACTGTCCTATACAGGAATCATGAAATTAGAAAG CACCAATTTGTTGCTG TGACTGAATGGACTGGTGGGCTCTATATTTCCCCTACTATGGCTGGAAGCAGGCCAGGTGGACTAGTCGCAGGAGCTTGGGCTGCGATGATGTCTCTTGGATTGAATG GTTATTTGGAAAGTACTGGTAAAATCATGGAAGTCTCAAAGAAGATACAAAAAGG AATTGATGATATCTCAGGTTTATTTGTGATTGGGAAGCCAGACATGACCGTCGTGGCCTTTGGGTCGGACGCGGTCGACATATTTGAGGTGAATGACATAATGTCATCAAAAGGATGGCACCTCAATGCTCTTCAGAGACCCAACAG TCTGCACATCTGCGTGACGCTTCAACACACGGCTATCTATGAGGAATTCCTCAAGGACCTCGAGGATTCCGTGAACACA GTGAAAGCGAATCCAGGGCCTATCAGTGGGGGGATGGCTCCCATCTATGGCGCGGCTGGGAAGATGCCGGACAGAGGCACGGTCAAGGAGTTGCTTGTGGAGTTCATGGACAGCTCTTGCTAA